Within the Pseudarthrobacter sp. W1I19 genome, the region CGTCCAGTTCCGCGCGCGAGGCAAACGAGCGTCCGGCCAGGGGCCCGGCCAGACCGGGCAGGTCCAGGCGGTGCCGGGGGCCCACGTGGACGGCGAGCACGCTTTCCACGCTGTCCTCCCAGTTCACCGCACTATGGGCGTGGGGATGGAGGGCTTCGTCAAGTGCGGCGAGGAAGGCCGCGGAGTCAGGTACGGCGTTTGGCTGCGAGCGCACCAGGGTTGAGTAGTAGGCCCAGAGCGCATCGCGGTGCAGGAGCGGCCAGAAGTCGTGGTCGAATGCCGGGCGGATGCCGGCGGTGCGGAAGCGTTCCAGCGCCGCCTCGGTGAAGTACCGCAGCGTGACCGACTCCGGGTAGTAGCCGTTCAGGGCCGCTTTGGCACGGTAGGGCGTTCCGCGCCGGGACGCGGCAATGATGTGCGGTTCCTGACCTGAGGGCTCGTAGCGGAGCCCCGTGCCGTTGCTGAGGAATTTTCCGCCCCGGCCCTCGGTCAGCTGGACCATGGTGTCGAAGAAGTTCAGGCCCATGCCCCGGACCAGCACGGGTTCGCCGGCAGGAATCCGGGACCAGTCCACGTCCGCAGGCACTGCCGGCTGCAGGTACTGCAGTCCCAATTGCTCCGCCGCGGCCTGCAGCTCCCGCTGTTCGGGGTTCAGCCGCGACGGGATGTGGCCCAATGCCAGCACCACGGAGCCGGTGCGCAGCGTCGTTCCGGTGGCCAGGCCGACGTCGAACGTTCCGTCCCCCGAGGGGCGCACCGACAACGCCGTCGTTTCGTGGAAGTCGATGCTGACGCCGTCGGGCAGGTTGCTGGTCAGTTCCTCCACGATGCCGCGGAGGTAGCGGCCGTAGAGGGCGCGGCTGGGGAAATCGGTGGCTTCCAGGACGGCCAGTTCCGCGAGCTCTTCCTCGGTCAGGGAGGGCGCGGGGTTGCGCCGCTGCCGGGTCCGCCACTGTTCGAAGGTGGTGCCGGCGATGGGCGGCGCCAGGTCAGGGTCCTCGGGGATCAGGGTGGGATAGAAGGACTGGGTGTTCATCAGGAACAGCCGGGACTGCTGCGGCTGCCACACGTGCCCGGGGCCCGCAGGATAGGGATCGATCACGTCGATGTGGAGACGTACCGCGCCGGAACCCGAAGCGGCCTGCGCGGCATTGCGGGCCAGCAGGCGTTCCAGGACGCTGGTGCCCCGCGGACCTGCCCCGATGATGGCGGTCCGGATGCTTTGCGTTATTTCCACGGCATCCAGCGTACGGGCTGGAAACAAAGTATGCGCCGGGCGCTTGACTTGCCAGCGGTCTGCCGATGTTGTTTGGATGGGGCGCATGACCACCACTGCAGCTGATCCAGCGCCCGCCCCCGGTTTCGGCAACACATCCGGCACCGACCCGCAGGGCATCGCGCCCGAGCCCACAGACGAAAATGTCTGGCTTGAGGACATCTACGGCGAGGAGCAGCTTGCCTGGGTGAAGGAGCAGAACTCCCGTACGGAGGACCTGCTGGAGGACGCCGATTATGTGCAGCTGGAGGGCAGCATCCTGGAGGTGCTGGACTCCACGGACCGGATCGCCATGGTGGGCAAGCGCGGCGACTGGTACTACAACTTCTGGAAGGACCAGCAGAACCCCAAGGGCCTCTGGCGCCGCACCACGTGGGAGAGCTACTGCTCCGATGCCCCGGAATGGGACGTCCTGCTGGACGTCGACGCCCTGTCCGCCACTGAAGGCGAGGAATGGGTCTTCCACGGCGCCACCTTCCTCCGCCCTGCCGCCGGCGAGCCCTACCGGCACGCGCTGCTGGCACTGTCCCCCGACGGCGGCGACGCCAACCGGTACCGGGAATTCGACGTCGAATCGCGGACCTTCGTGGACCCGGCGCAGGGCGGCTTTGACCTGCCGACGGCGAAGGGCCACGTTTCATGGCTGGACGCGGACACGCTCCTGGTGGCCTCCACGGCAGAGGGACTTCCGCGGACGGCCTCCTCCTACGCCCGCACCGCCGTCACCCTCAAGCGCGGCGGGTCCCTGCCCGGCGCACCCCGCCTGTTTGAAGTGCCCGAGAACCACATGATGGCCGTGGTGGCGCACGACTCGACGCCCGGCTTCGAACGAACCTTCGCCGTTGACTACATCGATTTCTACAACCGCAGCAACGCCGTGCTGCGGGATGGCTCCTGGGTGGTGATCGATGTTCCCACCGACGTCAACGTCAGCGCCCACCGCGAGTGGCTGCTGTTCCGGCCCCAGCAGGACTGGGTGCTCGACGGCGTCACCTACCCGGCGGGTTCGCTCCTCGCCGCCCCGTTTGAGGACTACCTGGCGGGCTCGCGGAAGGTGTCAGTGCTGTTCACCCCGGACGCCAGCACGTCCCTGCAGTCTTGGAGCTGGACGAGGAATTTCCTGCTCCTGAATCTCCTGAAGGACGTCTCCTCCGAGATCCGGGTGCTCGATCCGTCCCGGCCCGGCGCTTCCCTTGAGGCGGCATGGGACTCTTCGCTGCTCGATGCCTGCCCGCCGCTGCACGACGTCAACGCCTACGCCGTGGACGACGAAGACGAGGCCGACGGCGGTGCGGGCGACGACTTCTGGCTCGTCGCCACGGGCTTTACCACCCCCAGCACCCTGATGCGGGGCACCTTGGAGCGCGCCGCTGACGGGACCAGCGGAGTGGTGAGCCGGCACGCCGTGGTGAAGACGTCGCCGTCGTTCTTTGCCGACGAAAACTATGAAGTCCAGCAGCACTTCGCCGTGTCCGACGACGGCACCCGGGTGCCCTACTTCCAGGTGGCCTCGCGGGACCTGGCCCTGGACGGGCAGAACCCCACGCAGCTGTCCGGGTACGGCGGTTTCGAGGTCTCCCGCACTCCCGCCTACAGCGGCACGGTGGGCAGGGCGTGGCTGGAGCGCCGGACGTCCCTGTCGGCCGCCGGCGACGGGGACGCGCCGCACTCGCGGGGCGGCGTTTATGTGGTGGCGAACATCCGGGGCGGCGGCGAATACGGGCCCTCCTGGCACCGGGCGGCCCTGCAGGAAAACCGGCACAAGGCGTACCAGGACTTCGCCGCCGTAGCCCGGCACCTCATCTCCCGCGGCGTCACCTCGCCGGAGCGGCTGGGCTGCGTGGGCGGATCCAACGGCGGCCTGCTGGTGGGAAACATGCTGACCCAATACCCGGAGCTGTTCGGGGCCGTCTCCTGCGGCGTGCCGCTGCTGGACATGCGCCGCTACACCAGGCTCTCCGCCGGCCACTCCTGGATCGCCGAGTATGGTGACCCGGACGTCCCGGAGCAGTGGGAGTACATCCGCACCTTCTCTCCGTACCACCTGCTCAAGGACGGGGTGGAGTACCCGGAGACGTTTATCTGGACGGCTACCTCGGACGACAGAGTGGGCCCCGTGCAGGCACGGAAGATGGCTGCCCGCATGCTGGCCATGGGCATCCCCAACGTCTGGTTCCACGAAGCCCTCGAGGGCGGTCACGCCGGAGCGTCGGACAACCGGCAGGCCGCTGCGCTGCAGGCCCGAAGCCAGCATTTCCTGTGGAAGGCGCTGGCCGGCGGGGGCTCGTAGCCTTGGCCCTGCTGGTGCGGCGGGCGGCGGCCGGCGATGTGGAGCGGCTGGCGGAGGTGCATGTCCGCTGCTGGCAGGAGACGTACCGCGGCATGCTGTCCGCGGAATTCCTTGCGTCGCAGAACCCCGCCTCCCGGCTGCCGCTGTGGCGCCACCTGCTGGAAGCTGCCGAGCCGGCGGACGCCTGGGTGGCAACCGATGCCGGCACTGTAGTGGGGTTTGCCGGCGTCCGGAGGGAGCCGGGCGCTGCTTCGCACGGCTTTGTGCCGCCGTCGTCCGGCGACCTGGAACTGTGGGGGTTGTACCTGCTGGCGTCGCACCAGGGC harbors:
- a CDS encoding GNAT family N-acetyltransferase; this encodes MEGAGRRGLVALALLVRRAAAGDVERLAEVHVRCWQETYRGMLSAEFLASQNPASRLPLWRHLLEAAEPADAWVATDAGTVVGFAGVRREPGAASHGFVPPSSGDLELWGLYLLASHQGLGLGRRLLEAALDGEAASLWVAADNVQAIGFYGHFGFAPDGAADVVPEWENLREIRMLRPGQALFHP
- a CDS encoding FAD/NAD(P)-binding domain-containing protein: MEITQSIRTAIIGAGPRGTSVLERLLARNAAQAASGSGAVRLHIDVIDPYPAGPGHVWQPQQSRLFLMNTQSFYPTLIPEDPDLAPPIAGTTFEQWRTRQRRNPAPSLTEEELAELAVLEATDFPSRALYGRYLRGIVEELTSNLPDGVSIDFHETTALSVRPSGDGTFDVGLATGTTLRTGSVVLALGHIPSRLNPEQRELQAAAEQLGLQYLQPAVPADVDWSRIPAGEPVLVRGMGLNFFDTMVQLTEGRGGKFLSNGTGLRYEPSGQEPHIIAASRRGTPYRAKAALNGYYPESVTLRYFTEAALERFRTAGIRPAFDHDFWPLLHRDALWAYYSTLVRSQPNAVPDSAAFLAALDEALHPHAHSAVNWEDSVESVLAVHVGPRHRLDLPGLAGPLAGRSFASRAELDAAVVDYLLDDARRSALGEDDPVKMAIGALHHGRAVLKTAVADGGITDESWVAGLRGWFESFVEGLASGPPALRAEQLAALAKAGVVSFVGPDPKFAVDRKNRRFTAVSPWVTAAPVTAKTMVEALAPGNRISANDSPVLEQLLADGLVRPRLMMTVEGAPVQSTGLDVVPHPYRPLAANGSVTEGLYVLGLQLSSVQWGTAIAAEALQPGGPNYRSGQRTLRDADEIAGAILTS
- a CDS encoding prolyl oligopeptidase family protein, producing MTTTAADPAPAPGFGNTSGTDPQGIAPEPTDENVWLEDIYGEEQLAWVKEQNSRTEDLLEDADYVQLEGSILEVLDSTDRIAMVGKRGDWYYNFWKDQQNPKGLWRRTTWESYCSDAPEWDVLLDVDALSATEGEEWVFHGATFLRPAAGEPYRHALLALSPDGGDANRYREFDVESRTFVDPAQGGFDLPTAKGHVSWLDADTLLVASTAEGLPRTASSYARTAVTLKRGGSLPGAPRLFEVPENHMMAVVAHDSTPGFERTFAVDYIDFYNRSNAVLRDGSWVVIDVPTDVNVSAHREWLLFRPQQDWVLDGVTYPAGSLLAAPFEDYLAGSRKVSVLFTPDASTSLQSWSWTRNFLLLNLLKDVSSEIRVLDPSRPGASLEAAWDSSLLDACPPLHDVNAYAVDDEDEADGGAGDDFWLVATGFTTPSTLMRGTLERAADGTSGVVSRHAVVKTSPSFFADENYEVQQHFAVSDDGTRVPYFQVASRDLALDGQNPTQLSGYGGFEVSRTPAYSGTVGRAWLERRTSLSAAGDGDAPHSRGGVYVVANIRGGGEYGPSWHRAALQENRHKAYQDFAAVARHLISRGVTSPERLGCVGGSNGGLLVGNMLTQYPELFGAVSCGVPLLDMRRYTRLSAGHSWIAEYGDPDVPEQWEYIRTFSPYHLLKDGVEYPETFIWTATSDDRVGPVQARKMAARMLAMGIPNVWFHEALEGGHAGASDNRQAAALQARSQHFLWKALAGGGS